One stretch of Salvia splendens isolate huo1 unplaced genomic scaffold, SspV2 ctg929, whole genome shotgun sequence DNA includes these proteins:
- the LOC121791831 gene encoding pollen receptor-like kinase 5, whose protein sequence is RYVWGLQLERMNLKGNIDVDALSPLRFMRAVSFMGNTFEGPMPDWKKVGAIKALYLSDNRFSGQIAVDAFRGMYSLKKVHLANNNFTGPLPTSLESPKLIELKLQNNHFTGTIPKISSDSLKELDLSNNQLEGPIPTALNLMDPLAFAGNKALCGAPLSNACDPTLYPPSSSSSSSSSSSSPPSSSSSRTPIALIILLILVGILLLLLVIFLLAKFCKHGSINETPQLGKPITAAVDIEKAPSAPAAAAVAVAVAEADAAGILAGGKRSDQHQPGKLSFVDERRHKFDLQDLMKASAEVLGSGNFGASYKAVLVDGEALVVKRFKQMNGIAREDFHEHMRRLGRLNHPNLLPLVAYLFRKEEKLLVFDFVDNGSLAALLHGKHSGVLNWVTRLKIIKGVAKGLVYLQNEVPTITVPHGHLTSSNVLLDSEYNPLLMDYALHPVVNSTYVHNVLLAYKSPEYAQHGRISKKTDVWCLGTLILEILTGRYLSHATTTDLAAWINGIAGEEYSKVFDKDMEASAVGSRNQMEKMLQIGISCCKEDADKRWDLEVAARQIDLVQLDD, encoded by the exons ACGTCGATGCGCTTTCCCCTCTGCGTTTCATGCGTGCCGTCAGTTTCATGGGGAACACCTTCGAGGGTCCCATGCCCGACTGGAAGAAGGTCGGCGCCATCAAGGCCTTGTATTTATCCGATAACCGATTCTCCGGCCAGATTGCGGTGGATGCCTTTAGGGGCATGTACTCTCTCAAGAAAGTCCACCTAGCCAACAATAACTTCACCGGGCCCCTCCCCACATCCCTCGAATCACCTAAGCTCATTGAGTTGAAACTCCAAAACAACCACTTCACCGGCACCATTCCTAAAATCAGCTCCGACTCTCTCAAAGAGCTCGACCTCTCCAACAACCAATTGGAGGGCCCCATCCCCACTGCCCTCAACCTCATGGATCCACTCGCATTCGCGGGTAATAAAGCACTATGTGGGGCCCCTCTCTCCAACGCATGCGATCCCACTCTTTACCCTCCGtcatcatcctcatcctcatcttcatcttcctcatcaccaccatcatcatcttcatcaagaACTCCCATCGCATTGATAATACTGTTGATCCTTGTGGGGATCTTACTCCTTCTCCTAGTCATCTTCCTCCTCGCAAAATTCTGCAAGCACGGCAGCATAAACGAGACTCCGCAGCTGGGGAAGCCCATTACAGCGGCTGTTGACATCGAAAAGGCCCCATCGGCACCAGCCGCAGCCGCAGTGGCAGTGGCAGTGGCAGAAGCAGATGCGGCGGGAATCCTGGCAGGAGGGAAAAGGTCGGATCAGCACCAGCCTGGTAAGCTGTCGTTCGTGGATGAGAGGAGGCACAAGTTTGACCTGCAGGATCTGATGAAGGCTTCGGCAGAGGTTCTGGGAAGTGGCAACTTTGGGGCATCGTACAAGGCGGTGCTGGTAGACGGGGAGGCGCTGGTTGTGAAGAGATTCAAGCAGATGAACGGCATTGCTCGGGAAGACTTCCATGAGCACATGAGGAGGCTAGGGAGGCTCAACCACCCCAACCTGCTGCCACTCGTTGCCTATTTGTTCCGCAAGGAGGAGAAGCTCTTGGTATTCGACTTCGTAGATAATGGCAGCTTGGCGGCCCTTCTGCATG GAAAACACTCTGGGGTGCTTAACTGGGTTACGAGGTTGAAGATCATTAAGGGGGTGGCAAAGGGGCTGGTATATCTCCAAAATGAGGTTCCAACCATTACAGTGCCGCACGGGCACCTGACATCATCCAACGTCCTCTTGGACAGCGAATACAACCCACTCCTCATGGACTACGCTCTCCACCCGGTCGTCAACTCCACTTATGTCCACAACGTCCTGCTCGCCTACAAGTCCCCCGAGTACGCTCAGCACGGCCGCATTTCCAAGAAAACCGACGTTTGGTGCCTCGGCACCCTCATACTCGAGATACTCACCGGAAGATACCTCTCTCACGCCACCACCACCGACCTAGCCGCCTGGATCAACGGCATTGCCGGTGAGGAATACTCTAAAGTTTTTGACAAGGACATGGAAGCTAGCGCCGTCGGAAGCAGGAACCAAATGGAGAAGATGTTGCAGATAGGGATATCGTGTTGTAAAGAGGATGCCGATAAGAGATGGGATTTGGAGGTGGCCGCTCGACAGATTGATCTTGTTCAGCTTGACGACTGA